One Phaseolus vulgaris cultivar G19833 chromosome 11, P. vulgaris v2.0, whole genome shotgun sequence genomic window carries:
- the LOC137835695 gene encoding uncharacterized protein, which yields MAEDLPSIITKAVKNSSKKLQDENAALKEANRLIRMEAEKLSCNLMMAEIDHSRLEDAMDAELRGARKEASDLRQKLHLQAQEKIELESKLVPYRLKVANLEVAMKAGAAKVENLEKRSADREVLLGKVEKERDDTKAELGKAQEENARIAAELAQAREENKKAVEELARAREETEGLKKQTDELKKQAQELEQSSAQVLSAGFDAALEQVSCQYPKLESLHGVNLQRSGGWEDRAL from the coding sequence atggcagaggatctccCCTCAATCATAACGAAGGCTGTGAAGAACTCAAGCAAGAAACTCCAAGATGAGAATGCGGCGCTTAAGGAGGCAAACCGCCTGATAAGGATGGAGGCGGAAAAACTTTCTTGCAACCTGATGATGGCGGAGATTGAccattcaaggctggaggacgccatggaCGCTGAACTAAGGGGCGCACgtaaggaggcctccgatctgcgtcaaaaactgcacctccaagcccaagagaaaatcgagctggagagcaagctggtaccttacaggctcaaggtggccaacttggaggttGCAATGAAAGCAGGTGCGGCCAAGGTGGAGAACCTTGAAAAgaggtcagcagatcgggaggtgCTCCTCGGGAAagtcgagaaggagagggacgacaccaAGGCCGAGCTCGGCAAAGCTCAAGAGGAAAACGCGAGgattgctgcagagctggcccaggctcGGGAGGAAAACAAGAAAGCTGTTGAAGAGCTTGCTCGGGCTCGTGAAGAAACCGAAGGGCTGAAGAAGCAAACTGACGAGCTAAAGAAGCAGGCtcaagagctcgagcaaagctccgcccaagtcctttccgccgggttcgacgccgctTTGGAGCAAGTCTCGTGCCAATATCCCAAGCTTGaatctctccatggtgtcaatctgcaacgaagtggtggatgggaagatcgtgccctcTGA
- the LOC137830722 gene encoding glucan endo-1,3-beta-glucosidase 2-like — protein sequence MQGDKVPDVSVTQCCNYKTLYFLSFISSLSLQFPSSNTKTVKFSTSQKLHRLPSSSSSSSSHTLKFHTLTQIQIQPIFLPSSPSLSDHSPTMSTSNSLVLPLLLLLGLSPLFEAANGGTPPQELWCVAKNNAEDASLQVALDWACGAGGADCGPIQNGGPCYDPSSVQNTASFAFNDYFLKHGMTDDSCNFNNNAAVTSQNPSFGNCKFHSGMTGSNGSFSGSTPSSSVGLGPSEDLSGCRKVSWGWWLWPLMFMVSVF from the exons ATGCAAGGAGACAAAGTTCCAGATGTATCAGTCACACAGTGTTGCAATTACAAAACACTTTACTTCCTCTCATTCATTTCTTCTCTGTCTCTTCAATTTCCCTCTTCAAACACCAAAACGGTCAAATTTTCAACATCCCAAAAACTCCACCGTCttccatcttcttcttcttcttcttcttcacacACTCTGAAATTCCACACATTAACACAAATCCAAATCCAACCCATTTTTCTTCCTTCATCTCCTTCACTTTCCGATCACTCTCCCACAATGTCCACATCAAACAGCCTTGTTCTTCCGCTCCTCCTCCTACTGGGTCTCTCGCCGCTCTTCGAAGCCGCCAACGGCGGCACTCCGCCGCAGGAGCTGTGGTGTGTGGCGAAGAACAACGCAGAGGACGCGTCGCTGCAGGTCGCGCTCGACTGGGCCTGCGGTGCCGGCGGCGCGGACTGCGGCCCAATCCAAAACGGTGGGCCCTGCTACGACCCTAGCAGCGTGCAGAATACGGCGTCGTTTGCCTTCAACGACTATTTTCTCAAACACGGCATGACTGACGATAGCTGCAACTTCAACAACAACGCTGCCGTCACTTCCCAGAACCCTA GTTTTGGCAACTGCAAGTTCCACTCCGG CATGACGGGGAGCAATGGGAGTTTTTCTGGATCGACGCCTTCTTCTTCTGTTGGATTGGGACCAAGTGAAGATTTGAGTGGGTGCAGGAAAGTTTCCTGGGGGTGGTGGTTATGGCCTTTGATGTTTATGGTTTCTGTTTTTTGA
- the LOC137819263 gene encoding uncharacterized protein, whose protein sequence is MTNPIECEIPDETLNPCAAEQNSSKDPSPPQKSSPTTDSQSPQIETLTLPDPDPRFPNLNQDNDSMMRDPIPIVTVDDTEPDDPEPNVSGAAIGGGGTTTRRSIKKKKMGPKRTAKERKWREKLRVIVETLKPIPFTPAKTLDFLKYQSLLEGLGLWEFVNIEFDSPLRDDLIAKLIASYAPNNRCSYVNDFRINVNRADLGRALKLPKKAVGAAAAVVVVDDSVDFKESIAFVEELVYHWMLLPSGTCMMSSEVLGCLDLIKEGNFEKIDWAGLIWCMVEKELRAPQLVSCYYASHLQLLIKTQHKELLEEEGLEVGEEENEVKEEGEEEDEDEEGVKEEVDRNGDVKMGEVDGGQFQQLEERVQELEEHHIELSLGQDNNVEKVEVEKEQGGEEHMMDFEQVKDVEEPGMWLMDQKSCVEEPFLRPCHGGDVKGLDCEQLIEDEGEDGQQEEEGEEEEEDGESDEHEGGFHLSPKCIPMEGMTSGNGLVQVMDAGHMPFGSGIDLRDDPVGDFLSSRDEPQMISGSSLFGNGHKRDNLALDNHNSHNSLNGSNKRLRSDSPWNTKPMDFETCMEQMEHWMGKARMMYATKDQACEESTMNQQLLMNELQKRDNLIEHLHKAKFEESQKRQMEVYKFEKELYMMQSLVDGYRKALKETRKAFAEYRARYPQGDEALYVDVPGSGGLVLTVMEVEKERLKKEAEERAKLRDFMIEFEKKSTDFESQWFSIFEVHLSRVESLNKRFLALEDKMKQLNEVNTNRKVSDPIECAPTTEGETA, encoded by the coding sequence ATGACCAACCCAATCGAGTGTGAAATCCCCGACGAAACCCTTAACCCTTGCGCCGCTGAACAAAACTCATCAAAGGACCCATCCCCACCGCAAAAGTCATCCCCCACCACTGACTCCCAATCTCCCCAAATTGAAACCCTAACCTTACCTGATCCCGATCCTCGATTTCCCAACCTTAACCAAGATAATGATTCTATGATGCGTGACCCCATCCCTATAGTTACCGTCGACGATACAGAGCCCGACGATCCGGAGCCCAACGTCTCCGGCGCCGCCATCGGAGGTGGCGGGACCACCACAAGACGCTcgatcaagaagaagaaaatgggtCCGAAGAGGACCGCGAAGGAGAGAAAGTGGCGGGAGAAGCTTCGGGTTATCGTCGAAACCCTAAAACCCATTCCCTTCACGCCTGCGAAAACCCTCGACTTCTTGAAATACCAGAGCCTCTTGGAGGGCCTAGGGCTCTGGGAGTTTGTCAACATCGAGTTCGATTCGCCGCTCCGCGATGATCTTATTGCGAAGCTCATCGCTAGCTATGCCCCCAATAACCGGTGCAGCTATGTCAACGACTTTAGGATCAATGTCAACCGTGCTGATCTCGGCCGCGCCCTGAAGCTGCCGAAGAAGGCCGTTGGTGCCGCCGCTGCCGTTGTTGTGGTCGATGATTCGGTGGACTTCAAAGAATCTATTGCGTTTGTTGAGGAGTTAGTGTATCATTGGATGCTTTTGCCTTCTGGTACTTGTATGATGTCTTCTGAAGTTTTAGGGTGTTTAGATTTGATTAAGGAGGGGAATTTCGAGAAGATTGATTGGGCGGGATTGATTTGGTGTATGGTTGAGAAGGAATTGAGGGCGCCGCAGTTGGTGAGTTGTTATTACGCTTCGCATTTGCAGCTTTTGATTAAGACGCAACATAAGGAGTTGTTGGAGGAGGAGGGGCTTGAGGTGGGGGAGGAGGAGAATGAGGTGAAGGAGGAAGGAGAGGAGGAGGATGAAGATGAGGAGGGGGTAAAGGAGGAGGTGGATAGGAATGGGGATGTTAAGATGGGTGAGGTTGACGGGGGTCAGTTTCAGCAGTTAGAGGAGCGGGTTCAGGAATTGGAGGAGCACCACATTGAGTTGAGTCTTGGGCAAGACAATAATGTTGAGAAGGTTGAAGTGGAGAAGGAGCAGGGTGGAGAGGAACATATGATGGATTTTGAGCAGGTTAAGGACGTTGAAGAGCCTGGGATGTGGCTTATGGATCAGAAGAGCTGTGTGGAGGAGCCATTTTTGCGGCCCTGTCATGGTGGTGATGTGAAAGGTCTGGACTGTGAACAACTGATAGAGGATGAGGGAGAAGATGGGCAGCAAGAAGAGGAAggggaggaggaagaggaggatGGAGAATCTGATGAGCACGAGGGCGGGTTCCATCTCTCTCCAAAGTGTATTCCTATGGAGGGGATGACTTCTGGGAATGGTCTCGTTCAAGTGATGGATGCTGGACATATGCCTTTTGGTTCTGGGATTGATCTTCGTGATGATCCGGTCGGGGATTTCCTGTCATCCAGGGATGAGCCTCAGATGATTTCTGGTTCATCGCTTTTTGGTAATGGTCACAAGAGAGACAACCTTGCCCTGGATAATCATAACTCGCATAATTCTTTGAATGGCAGTAATAAGAGGCTGAGAAGTGATAGCCCGTGGAATACTAAACCAATGGACTTTGAAACATGCATGGAACAGATGGAACATTGGATGGGGAAAGCTAGAATGATGTATGCCACAAAGGATCAGGCTTGCGAAGAATCTACAATGAATCAGCAACTCTTAATGAATGAGCTACAGAAGCGAGATAACTTGATTGAACATTTGCATAAAGCCAAGTTTGAAGAGAGTCAGAAAAGACAGATGGAGGTATAtaagtttgagaaggaacttTATATGATGCAAAGCCTTGTCGATGGTTATAGAAAAGCCTTGAAAGAAACACGGAAGGCTTTTGCTGAATATAGAGCACGCTATCCTCAAGGTGACGAAGCACTTTATGTAGATGTTCCTGGGTCTGGGGGGCTTGTTTTGACTGTGATGGAGGTGGAGAAGGAACGTCTAAAGAAAGAAGCAGAAGAAAGGGCGAAGTTGAGAGATTTTATGATAGAGTTTGAAAAGAAGTCTACTGATTTTGAATCTCAATGGTTTAGTATATTTGAAGTTCATTTGAGTAGAGTTGAATCCTTAAATAAGAGGTTTTTGGCTTTGGAGGACAAAATGAAACAATTGAATGAAGTGAATACTAATCGCAAGGTTTCTGATCCTATTGAATGTGCTCCAACAACTGAAGGAGAAACTGCATAG